A genomic segment from Methanoplanus limicola DSM 2279 encodes:
- a CDS encoding magnesium chelatase subunit D family protein codes for MSYPIKRRILPFSAIVGQEYMKKALLLNAVNPAIGGVLIRGDKGTAKSTAVRALSEVLPEISVMKNCPFNCNPENEEEMCESCRKRDGRDDYTIRQVKIVNLPLGATEDRVVGTIDIEKAIKEGTKAVEPGILAEVNRGILYIDEVNLLDDHVADILLDSAAMGVNVVEREGISLSHPSKFILIGTMNPEEGELRPQLLDRFGLQVTVEGILNPDLRMNIVRAAELFERDPEGYCALFSEMQDKLREIIVSAKKILPVTEISDEKIRLIVDTCISLGIKTHRAEITIMRTAKTVAALDGRKTVSDEDIREAMKLALPHRMRRKPFEEPELDEEMLDDLFNNRNDDHPDDEKAPPESRTSGSEPEKSVNSGDNRKSGTEEKSENSGNSGGADSNNGNSGNSGREPSENSCGDISGEANSSEKIHLAGEPVDSDKIKYISVRDRLKRRNSGGKRSESLSSTGHYRSSKSSSSGLDLAFDATLRAAAPYQNQRSSAGIAVSINKSDLMEKVRVGKVSAACVFVVDASGSMGAMNRMESAKGAVMSMLGDSYINRDRVGLVAFKGDKADLLLPLCSSVDLAKKSLEELPTGGRTPLSAGLFKGLETLLREKRKNSRIMPMLVCITDGRSNRSLSGNIKEELVKVSEEIRSNGIHAVFIDTENSENNFLKMQIGYCKMLAEHSGGSYYSLAELSRDSLYDIASSEIDLLN; via the coding sequence ATGTCTTATCCGATAAAACGGAGAATATTACCTTTTTCAGCAATTGTGGGGCAGGAATATATGAAAAAAGCCCTGCTGTTAAATGCTGTTAATCCGGCAATAGGTGGAGTTCTTATAAGGGGAGACAAGGGAACAGCAAAATCAACGGCTGTACGTGCATTATCAGAAGTGCTTCCGGAAATTTCTGTGATGAAAAACTGCCCTTTTAACTGTAATCCGGAAAATGAAGAAGAGATGTGTGAGTCATGCCGGAAGAGGGATGGCAGAGATGATTATACCATAAGGCAGGTTAAGATTGTTAATCTCCCTCTCGGCGCTACGGAAGACCGGGTAGTTGGTACAATAGATATCGAGAAGGCAATTAAAGAAGGTACAAAAGCTGTAGAACCTGGCATTCTTGCGGAAGTAAATCGTGGCATACTGTATATAGATGAGGTTAACCTCTTGGATGATCATGTTGCAGACATTCTTCTGGACTCTGCTGCAATGGGAGTTAATGTTGTTGAAAGGGAGGGCATTTCGCTCTCACATCCCTCCAAATTCATTCTTATAGGGACCATGAACCCTGAGGAGGGTGAATTAAGGCCACAGCTTCTTGACCGCTTTGGTCTTCAGGTAACTGTTGAGGGAATACTCAATCCAGATCTCAGGATGAACATTGTAAGGGCTGCGGAGCTTTTTGAAAGAGATCCTGAAGGATATTGTGCTTTATTCTCTGAAATGCAGGACAAACTCCGGGAAATAATAGTTTCTGCAAAAAAGATCCTCCCTGTTACTGAAATTTCGGATGAAAAAATCAGACTTATCGTTGATACCTGTATAAGTCTTGGAATCAAGACACACAGGGCAGAGATCACTATTATGAGAACTGCAAAGACAGTAGCCGCTCTTGACGGAAGGAAGACTGTATCTGATGAGGATATCAGAGAAGCCATGAAGCTTGCCCTTCCTCACAGGATGAGGAGAAAGCCATTTGAAGAGCCTGAGCTGGATGAGGAGATGCTTGATGATCTTTTTAATAACCGGAATGATGACCATCCGGATGATGAAAAAGCCCCTCCTGAAAGCAGAACTTCCGGTTCAGAACCGGAAAAATCCGTAAATAGTGGTGATAACCGGAAAAGCGGAACAGAAGAAAAATCTGAAAATTCGGGCAATAGTGGCGGTGCTGATTCCAATAACGGGAATTCCGGGAACTCGGGAAGGGAACCTTCTGAAAATAGCTGTGGTGACATAAGTGGTGAGGCAAACTCTTCTGAAAAAATACATCTGGCGGGAGAACCTGTGGATTCGGATAAGATTAAATATATTTCAGTAAGAGACCGGTTAAAAAGAAGAAATTCCGGCGGTAAAAGAAGTGAGTCTTTATCTTCAACAGGCCATTACAGGTCATCAAAAAGTTCTTCTTCTGGTCTGGACCTAGCCTTTGACGCTACATTAAGGGCTGCTGCGCCATATCAGAACCAGCGCAGTAGTGCTGGTATTGCGGTGAGTATCAATAAATCGGATCTGATGGAAAAAGTCAGGGTTGGAAAAGTATCTGCTGCATGTGTTTTTGTTGTGGATGCAAGCGGATCTATGGGTGCAATGAACCGGATGGAATCTGCAAAAGGTGCTGTAATGTCAATGCTTGGTGATTCCTACATAAACAGGGACAGGGTTGGTCTTGTGGCGTTTAAGGGCGATAAGGCAGACCTTCTTCTTCCGCTCTGTTCAAGTGTCGATCTTGCAAAAAAATCTCTTGAAGAACTCCCAACCGGGGGGAGGACGCCCCTGTCTGCCGGACTTTTTAAAGGTCTTGAAACTTTATTAAGGGAAAAAAGGAAGAACAGCAGAATAATGCCAATGCTTGTATGTATTACTGACGGCAGGTCAAACAGGTCACTCTCCGGAAATATAAAAGAGGAACTTGTAAAAGTTTCAGAAGAGATCAGAAGCAATGGCATTCACGCTGTATTTATTGACACTGAAAATTCAGAGAATAATTTTTTAAAGATGCAGATTGGTTACTGCAAAATGCTGGCCGAGCATTCGGGTGGCAGCTACTATTCACTTGCAGAACTTAGTAGGGACAGTCTGTATGATATTGCCTCTTCGGAGATAGACCTTCTTAACTGA
- a CDS encoding FecCD family ABC transporter permease, with the protein MKKKNILIILILLIISIVSIIFSITLGPTEVELSTLLGIFLNPSGADQTANLIILDIRLPRILSAFLVGCGLAVAGAVMQGLFKNSMADPYIIGTSSGGALGAAISIVIFAGAGLPFFAFAGATGATLMVYVLATKKGRAPVETLLLSGVALSMFFSAILSFLMYNAGKSLHQIVFWLMGGFWNVGWTDALTGLIIILASVFLLFFSRDLNILSLGEDDAGTLGVDVELLKKVLLIASSLVAGIAVAIAGAIGFIGLITPHVMRLIVGPDHRVLIPSSLFAGGLFLLWADNMTRTFFNEMPVGVITAFVGAPFFLLLLRKRMKA; encoded by the coding sequence ATGAAGAAAAAAAATATTCTGATAATCCTGATTCTTCTGATAATATCAATAGTCAGTATTATCTTCTCAATAACCCTCGGGCCGACAGAGGTAGAACTGTCCACCCTTCTGGGCATTTTTCTAAATCCTTCAGGTGCAGATCAGACTGCAAATCTGATAATACTGGACATCCGGCTGCCAAGAATACTCTCTGCATTTCTTGTAGGCTGCGGTCTGGCTGTTGCCGGTGCTGTGATGCAGGGGCTGTTTAAAAATTCAATGGCTGACCCTTATATTATAGGTACATCCTCAGGCGGTGCGCTTGGTGCTGCGATTTCAATAGTAATCTTTGCAGGTGCCGGTCTTCCGTTCTTTGCATTCGCAGGTGCAACCGGGGCGACACTTATGGTTTATGTACTTGCAACAAAAAAAGGGCGGGCTCCTGTTGAGACTCTTCTTCTCTCCGGAGTTGCATTATCTATGTTTTTCTCGGCCATACTCTCATTTCTTATGTATAATGCCGGGAAAAGTCTTCACCAGATAGTCTTCTGGCTGATGGGTGGATTCTGGAATGTGGGGTGGACAGATGCACTTACCGGCCTGATAATTATCCTTGCATCAGTATTTCTGCTCTTCTTCTCAAGGGATTTGAATATCCTTTCCCTCGGTGAGGATGATGCCGGCACTCTTGGAGTTGATGTTGAACTGCTGAAGAAAGTTCTTCTTATTGCAAGTTCACTTGTTGCCGGAATTGCGGTTGCGATTGCGGGTGCGATAGGTTTTATCGGCCTTATTACACCACATGTTATGCGCCTCATTGTCGGGCCTGATCACCGGGTGCTTATACCTTCATCACTGTTTGCCGGAGGATTATTCCTGCTGTGGGCTGATAATATGACAAGAACATTTTTCAATGAAATGCCGGTCGGAGTAATTACTGCATTCGTTGGAGCGCCATTCTTCCTGCTCCTGCTCAGAAAGAGGATGAAAGCATGA
- a CDS encoding ABC transporter ATP-binding protein encodes MIIVDDISSGYGGEEDIIHDISFSSGEGEFVGIIGPNGSGKSTLLKSIAGILNLSKGIVNINDLNISKVSPKEMAKTLGVVPQETAVSFDYSVFDIVMMGRHAYIGRFSQESATDTEIVNQAIDKCNIRHLAERSVKEISGGERQRVIIARALAQQPKVLLLDEATSHLDINHQMEILNLIKGLSGVTKIGVFHDLNLASQYCDRLILLNKGKICLSGLPNEVITQKNLSEFYDINAVVAVNPITKKPRIVSLIESGEKSAKKLKIHIISGGGSGCEIMYALYECGHELTAGILSIDDSDYSAARSVGIEVLSVMPFSPPDGAILAKLSEVISQSDAVIVAGMCVGDSNIVNIEALSMNNNIPVYLFGEFSDFTSEKKLPDTLGAIANGIYYSGDISGLCAKISCK; translated from the coding sequence ATGATAATTGTAGATGATATCTCTTCTGGATACGGTGGTGAGGAGGATATAATCCATGACATCTCTTTTTCATCGGGAGAAGGGGAATTTGTAGGGATTATTGGACCAAATGGTTCGGGTAAGAGTACTCTTCTTAAATCCATTGCAGGTATTTTAAACCTCTCCAAAGGAATTGTGAATATTAATGATCTTAATATATCAAAGGTTTCGCCAAAAGAGATGGCAAAAACCCTTGGTGTTGTCCCACAGGAGACTGCAGTATCCTTTGATTATTCAGTCTTTGATATTGTGATGATGGGCCGTCATGCCTACATAGGCAGATTCAGCCAGGAATCTGCCACTGATACTGAAATTGTGAATCAGGCAATAGATAAATGCAATATCAGACATCTTGCAGAGAGATCTGTAAAAGAGATAAGCGGTGGTGAGAGGCAGAGGGTGATTATAGCAAGGGCGCTTGCGCAGCAGCCAAAAGTGCTTCTGCTGGATGAGGCGACATCACACCTTGATATCAATCACCAGATGGAGATACTGAACCTGATAAAGGGTCTTTCCGGTGTGACAAAGATAGGAGTATTTCATGATTTAAATCTTGCATCCCAGTACTGTGACAGGTTAATTTTATTGAATAAAGGAAAAATATGCTTGTCCGGTCTGCCAAATGAAGTCATTACACAGAAAAATCTCTCGGAATTTTATGACATTAATGCAGTTGTAGCTGTAAATCCTATAACAAAGAAACCAAGGATAGTGTCCTTAATTGAATCAGGTGAAAAATCAGCTAAAAAACTTAAAATTCATATCATCTCCGGCGGAGGTTCGGGCTGTGAGATAATGTATGCCCTTTATGAATGCGGACATGAACTGACTGCCGGAATTCTCTCAATTGATGATTCGGATTATTCTGCAGCCAGATCAGTTGGGATCGAAGTGCTGTCGGTTATGCCTTTCTCTCCTCCCGATGGTGCAATACTGGCTAAACTCTCTGAAGTTATTTCACAGTCCGATGCGGTCATAGTTGCCGGCATGTGTGTCGGCGACAGTAATATTGTAAATATTGAAGCTTTATCGATGAATAATAATATTCCTGTATATCTCTTCGGTGAATTTTCTGATTTTACTTCAGAAAAGAAACTGCCTGATACACTGGGAGCCATAGCTAACGGAATATATTATTCCGGAGATATCTCGGGGTTGTGCGCAAAAATATCATGCAAATGA
- a CDS encoding outer membrane protein assembly factor BamB family protein: MIFGTNTRTFNSVIVFFLIITLLSGTVSASDTDYMNSSLCIQDTESVICPEDFTGDILNNTGEEELYSANSGIFESFSPDSSDTNQVINPVVQSEPESDNLFYNYEDNTADECAGPVSGELLWNTTPVSGDVETPPVIADGKVFFSTWWTTNKKDDYYLYCYNQSDGMYLWKNTLASGVGSYLAAAATGGGRVFVRGINGVLYAVDMDTGVTEWTKTLDNSPQWWSQATSSPVVSGDCILAVSQTTGILKKFDFEGNEIQTYSGGGTLEHRSSPVVSGGNVYFAAGDSQKLYSLNYETFDENWNFVSPEKILSSPVMGTDAVYFTTSSYLYAVNKSSGEELWKTDISSPNGAGTPAFMDGYLYAGEKDGLHKYNSADGSEEWSYSSASVAASPAVAENGVYFATNEKGGKVICLNPGDGTLIWEYAQAAPAGGYFAAFWGSSPVINDEKLYIGGAYYNTLYCFGKDNFSWNGAVTLEEGPDFRYSPKNNPSAEYEVNATSDLAALKQASETGGFEFYTDDSSYLLHKTFELTGIQGINRTDDLSYCWSEYINGERKTEGLAGNVLKDGDNLQFVYGFCDSGKGIYPAPGDSENSVNITVSVLKKQIKGPQTSNIRWSTAPVSGDVETPPVIADGKVFFSTWWTTNKKDDYYLYCYNQSDGMYLWKNTLASGVGSYLAAAATGGGRVFVRGINGVLYAIDMGTGKTNWTKTLDNSPRWWSQATSSPVVSGNYLLAVSQTTGILRKFDFDGNEVKTYNGGGTLEYRSSPVVSGGNVYFAAGDSQKLYSLNYETFDENWNFVSPEKILSSPVMGTDAVYFTTSSYLYAVNKSSGEEIWKTDISSPNGAGTPAFIDGYLYVGEKDGLHKYSSEDGTEEWSYSSAGVAASPAAAENSVYFATNEKSGRVICLSPVNGSRIWEYAQAEPAGGYFAAFWGSSPVIDNEMLYIGGAYYDSLYCFGPEMPLGEPHLYASPEGGKSPLNVSFSATGCENVKKFVLDFGDGSGNHISGSLSGVSVLHTYTNVSEYTAKLTVYNSDETESRSVSLKINVITAPVNKTAENSVSADVPGVKISGSQSGKQDIKINLSGWNESGGLAEYTKPDGTGVMIQTGNYTRSGDVLSGEVTSVIISSPGINGSEISPDVGNASVNFNFTMSDYQGNATVETNISPDVMPDAENAFSVACTDSNLVCDSIAYTVYFTKTGFTNESSISGVNLTFTVKNTWIDSQGGISKVRIIRWKDDGESEILSPSSYATAGNYTRIYVRSTGFSVYGLISAHAKSSGGGGSGGGSGGGSSLTYTPVTLTSGTFNVTAVNSGKVYAVETGTALGILHVQGIPFVVDDDWFSEYGTLFVKSVQGRDNEGSSGWMYQVNGNSPSVGANVYKLSNGDEVLWYYSESMETVPEESAQKIALKASISSSSSGGSGSFSGGSAAATTSGGKVSEGTGSVDVVIGLPEDSSLTLEGSRIYLSIDIISAISSGEDIVQDKNTLIITRGDLTLKIRFKDYNVRDGVTSGEIESILMSTSPVVKDSITGAEAYLDMEMNSIPVDGQLVLSIPDKIDSENINRMLKNSGTGKIIGNAVYELDAEKENIENGVDIESATVYMTVSEELLNSKGSISEFRIIHILNDGSTEIITPEILNDDERGMVTFKGTSKKGVSSFILATISSESDSSAISAAEKDNLPGENQNPEKSGSSVMPVFALMSVLSAAIILKYKRGHHK; encoded by the coding sequence ATGATATTTGGTACGAATACACGGACATTTAATTCAGTAATAGTATTTTTTTTAATTATTACACTATTGTCAGGGACAGTTTCAGCGTCAGACACTGATTATATGAACTCTTCTTTATGCATACAGGATACTGAATCAGTAATTTGTCCGGAAGATTTTACAGGTGATATCCTGAATAACACCGGTGAAGAAGAGTTATATTCTGCAAATTCAGGTATTTTTGAATCTTTCAGTCCGGATTCTTCAGATACTAATCAGGTTATAAATCCGGTTGTACAGTCTGAACCAGAGAGCGATAATCTCTTTTATAATTATGAGGATAATACAGCAGATGAATGCGCCGGACCTGTAAGTGGAGAACTTTTGTGGAATACAACCCCTGTCTCCGGCGATGTTGAAACTCCGCCTGTAATTGCGGATGGCAAAGTCTTCTTCTCCACCTGGTGGACGACAAACAAAAAGGATGACTATTACCTCTACTGCTATAACCAGAGTGACGGTATGTATCTCTGGAAGAACACACTTGCCAGCGGAGTCGGCTCTTACCTGGCAGCCGCTGCAACAGGTGGGGGCAGAGTATTTGTCAGAGGCATAAACGGAGTATTGTATGCTGTTGATATGGATACAGGGGTGACAGAATGGACAAAAACCCTTGATAATTCGCCTCAGTGGTGGAGCCAGGCAACTTCTTCTCCTGTAGTTTCAGGAGACTGTATTCTTGCAGTCTCCCAGACAACGGGAATACTAAAAAAGTTTGATTTTGAAGGAAATGAGATTCAGACCTACAGCGGCGGAGGAACTCTTGAACACAGGAGTTCTCCGGTTGTATCCGGAGGAAATGTTTATTTCGCTGCCGGAGATTCTCAGAAACTTTACTCTTTAAATTATGAGACCTTTGATGAGAACTGGAATTTTGTATCACCTGAAAAGATACTCTCGTCCCCTGTTATGGGCACTGATGCAGTTTATTTCACCACTTCATCGTACCTTTATGCAGTAAATAAGAGTTCAGGTGAAGAACTCTGGAAAACTGACATCAGTTCACCAAACGGTGCAGGCACGCCTGCATTCATGGACGGGTATCTCTATGCCGGCGAGAAAGACGGTCTGCACAAATACAATTCGGCAGACGGATCTGAGGAATGGTCTTATTCATCAGCAAGCGTTGCAGCATCTCCTGCTGTTGCAGAGAACGGTGTATATTTTGCCACCAATGAGAAAGGCGGAAAAGTAATCTGTCTGAATCCCGGTGACGGCACTTTGATCTGGGAATATGCACAGGCAGCACCTGCCGGTGGTTACTTCGCAGCATTCTGGGGTTCATCTCCGGTGATTAATGATGAAAAGCTCTATATTGGTGGTGCATATTACAATACTCTTTACTGCTTCGGTAAAGATAATTTCAGCTGGAACGGTGCAGTTACACTTGAGGAAGGGCCGGATTTCAGATATTCACCTAAAAACAACCCTTCAGCAGAGTATGAAGTAAATGCGACGTCTGATCTTGCAGCACTGAAACAAGCATCAGAGACAGGAGGGTTTGAATTTTATACAGATGATTCGTCATACCTTCTGCATAAGACTTTTGAGCTTACCGGAATTCAGGGGATAAACCGGACAGATGATCTTTCTTACTGCTGGTCTGAATACATCAACGGTGAGAGAAAAACAGAAGGGCTTGCCGGTAATGTTTTAAAAGACGGGGACAATCTCCAGTTTGTCTATGGGTTCTGTGATTCAGGGAAAGGAATATATCCGGCACCGGGAGACTCAGAAAATTCAGTCAATATTACGGTTTCTGTTCTAAAAAAACAGATCAAAGGTCCACAAACCTCCAACATCCGCTGGAGTACAGCTCCTGTCTCCGGCGATGTTGAAACTCCGCCTGTAATTGCGGATGGCAAAGTCTTCTTCTCCACTTGGTGGACGACAAACAAAAAGGATGACTATTACCTCTACTGCTATAACCAGAGTGACGGTATGTATCTCTGGAAGAACACACTTGCCAGCGGAGTCGGTTCTTACCTGGCAGCCGCTGCAACAGGTGGGGGCAGAGTATTTGTCAGAGGCATAAACGGAGTATTGTATGCCATTGATATGGGTACCGGAAAAACCAACTGGACAAAAACACTTGATAACTCACCCCGGTGGTGGAGTCAGGCAACCTCATCTCCCGTAGTCTCAGGAAATTATCTTCTTGCAGTTTCCCAGACTACGGGAATACTGAGGAAATTTGATTTTGATGGCAATGAGGTTAAGACCTACAACGGCGGAGGAACACTGGAATACAGGAGTTCTCCTGTTGTGTCCGGCGGAAATGTCTATTTCGCTGCCGGAGATTCTCAGAAACTTTACTCTTTAAATTATGAGACCTTTGATGAGAACTGGAATTTTGTATCACCTGAAAAGATACTCTCGTCCCCTGTTATGGGCACTGATGCAGTTTATTTCACCACTTCATCGTACCTTTATGCAGTAAACAAGAGTTCAGGTGAAGAAATCTGGAAAACTGACATCAGTTCACCAAACGGTGCAGGCACGCCTGCATTCATTGACGGATATTTGTATGTCGGTGAAAAGGACGGTCTTCATAAGTACAGTTCAGAAGACGGGACTGAAGAATGGTCCTATTCATCTGCCGGCGTTGCAGCATCTCCTGCTGCTGCAGAGAACAGTGTATATTTTGCCACCAATGAAAAATCCGGCAGGGTGATCTGTTTAAGTCCTGTCAACGGAAGCAGGATATGGGAATATGCACAGGCAGAACCTGCCGGTGGTTACTTTGCGGCATTCTGGGGTTCATCTCCGGTAATTGACAATGAGATGCTCTATATCGGCGGTGCATATTACGATTCTCTCTACTGTTTCGGCCCGGAAATGCCACTTGGAGAACCACATCTGTATGCATCCCCTGAAGGCGGAAAATCACCACTTAATGTAAGTTTTTCTGCAACAGGGTGCGAAAATGTAAAGAAGTTTGTCCTTGATTTTGGAGATGGTTCCGGCAATCATATCTCCGGCAGTCTTTCAGGTGTTTCCGTACTGCATACGTACACAAATGTCAGTGAATATACTGCAAAACTTACAGTATATAACAGTGATGAAACTGAATCACGCTCTGTTAGTCTTAAAATAAACGTAATCACTGCACCGGTGAATAAAACAGCCGAAAATTCTGTTTCGGCTGATGTTCCCGGTGTAAAAATTTCAGGTTCACAGTCCGGGAAACAGGATATAAAGATTAATCTCTCTGGCTGGAATGAGTCAGGCGGACTTGCAGAATATACAAAACCCGACGGGACAGGGGTGATGATTCAGACCGGAAATTATACCAGATCAGGTGATGTACTTTCAGGTGAAGTTACTTCAGTGATAATATCTTCTCCGGGAATAAACGGCAGTGAAATTAGTCCTGATGTTGGCAATGCCTCAGTGAACTTTAATTTTACAATGAGTGACTACCAGGGGAATGCCACAGTTGAGACTAACATCTCTCCGGATGTGATGCCCGATGCAGAGAATGCTTTCTCTGTTGCATGCACAGATTCAAATCTTGTGTGTGACAGTATTGCATATACTGTCTATTTCACAAAAACAGGATTTACAAATGAATCATCAATTTCGGGAGTAAACCTCACATTTACTGTAAAAAATACCTGGATTGACAGTCAGGGCGGGATTTCAAAGGTCAGGATAATAAGGTGGAAGGATGACGGAGAGAGTGAGATTCTGTCACCTTCTTCATATGCGACTGCCGGAAATTATACCAGAATATATGTCCGTTCCACTGGATTTTCAGTTTATGGTCTTATTTCAGCCCACGCAAAATCCAGCGGAGGCGGCGGCAGTGGAGGAGGAAGTGGCGGTGGAAGTTCGCTCACATATACTCCTGTAACTCTGACATCAGGTACATTTAATGTAACTGCTGTTAACAGCGGAAAAGTCTATGCTGTAGAAACAGGTACTGCTCTTGGTATCCTCCACGTGCAGGGAATTCCGTTTGTCGTTGATGATGACTGGTTTTCCGAATATGGTACGCTCTTTGTTAAATCAGTGCAGGGCAGGGATAATGAAGGAAGTTCCGGCTGGATGTATCAGGTAAACGGGAATTCTCCAAGTGTTGGTGCCAATGTCTATAAATTAAGCAACGGGGATGAAGTATTATGGTATTACAGCGAGAGCATGGAGACTGTACCTGAAGAATCGGCTCAGAAGATTGCACTTAAAGCCAGTATTTCCTCATCTTCTTCCGGCGGATCAGGCTCTTTCAGCGGAGGTAGTGCAGCTGCAACTACATCCGGGGGAAAAGTTTCTGAAGGAACCGGTTCAGTCGATGTGGTAATCGGACTGCCGGAGGATTCCTCCCTTACTCTTGAAGGCAGCAGGATCTATTTATCAATAGATATCATTTCTGCAATATCCTCCGGAGAGGATATTGTACAGGATAAAAATACGCTGATAATTACGCGGGGCGATTTAACTCTAAAAATAAGGTTTAAGGATTATAATGTCCGTGATGGTGTAACTTCCGGTGAGATAGAATCCATACTAATGTCTACATCTCCGGTGGTCAAAGATTCCATAACCGGAGCTGAAGCTTACCTTGATATGGAGATGAACAGCATACCTGTTGACGGCCAGCTTGTTCTGTCAATACCTGATAAAATAGACTCTGAAAATATTAACCGGATGCTGAAGAACTCAGGAACAGGAAAAATCATCGGCAATGCGGTCTATGAGCTTGATGCTGAAAAAGAGAATATTGAAAACGGTGTGGATATTGAATCTGCGACTGTATACATGACAGTGTCAGAAGAACTTCTGAACAGTAAAGGCAGCATCTCTGAATTCAGAATAATTCATATACTGAATGATGGCAGTACCGAGATAATTACACCCGAAATCCTCAATGATGATGAGAGAGGTATGGTGACATTTAAGGGTACATCCAAAAAGGGTGTATCTTCATTCATTCTTGCAACGATCTCATCAGAGAGTGACTCTTCTGCAATTTCCGCAGCAGAGAAAGATAATCTGCCCGGGGAAAATCAGAATCCGGAAAAATCCGGTTCATCTGTAATGCCGGTATTTGCTTTAATGTCAGTTCTTTCTGCTGCAATTATTCTGAAATATAAAAGAGGACATCATAAATGA